Below is a genomic region from Acetobacter ghanensis.
TTTCTCACACGGTCGCCAAGGCGCTTAAAAGCAGGGGATTCCGCTTTGTTGGCCCGACAACGGCGCAAGCATGGATGCAGGCTGTAGGGATGCTGAACGGGCACGAAACAACGTGCTTCTGTTACGGCGGTGTGTCAGTTATCCCCTGATCGGGCGCATTGTCTATGGCACCGGTGGCAAACCCAAGACTGGCGGCAGCAATAAGAGCCGCATAATAGGCATCGGACTGGGCCAGTTGTGCGTCCAGTAGCCCACTTTGTGCGAGCGTTGCCGAGGTAATACCCCCAACGCCGCTACGGTAGGCGGTAAATGCGGCGTTAAAGCTGGTTTGGGCTGCCGTTTCCAGTTTGGTGGCGGCACGATAAGCGCTTAGCCCTGTATGTAGGCCATTTTCTGCCGCCACAATCTGTTTGGCTGACTCATCCAATGTTTGCTGGAGGGTGACCTGTGTGCTGTCAGCACGGTTTTGCGCCTGCTTCAGCACAGCTGCTCGCATTCCCCCGTCAAAAATGGGCACGGAAATACCCCCCAGAAAAAGACTGCTAAAATTGTTGGAGGATAGGTTGAGGGTCGGCGATGAATCCGCCCCGGCACTGGGGATGGAGGAAAGGGCAAGATGCCCGGTTGTGTAAGCCACGTTGCCGGAGACAAAAACCTTTGGCAAAAACTCGGCTTTTGCGGCAGTAACATTGCTTCGTGCTGCCTTTGCCGCTGCATAGGCAGCAAGCACATCTGGGCGTTGTGATACGGCGGTGCGGATCATGTCGTCCGTCATGCGCATGTCGTTGATGTTGAGCGGCCGGCCGGATACGTCCTGCGTGTGCAGCCGTGTGGCGGGGGCTATGCCCATGGCGGTCATTAGTTCCAGATAGGTGTTTTCTATGCCGTTCTGGGCTTGCACAACGCGTAGTTCAGCCTGCGCCGTCATCTGTTGGGCTTGTGTGACATCGACAATTGTGCCCTGTCCCTGCTTTAGGCGGGCTTCGGCTGCGGTTTGTACGGCACGGGCATTCTGAAGCGCCTGTTCCACCCGTTCTGCACGGGCCACTGCGGCTGCATGTGTGTAAAATGCGAGCGTGACACCATAAATGACCTTCTGATGTGCTGCGGTAAACAGAACATTGCTGGCCAGTTGCAGTTGGGAGGCGGCATCAATCATGGCTTCACGTTTGCCAAAGTCAAACAGAAGCCACTCCATGTTCAGGGTTTGCACCTCACCATGTCCGTCATTCTGGCCTCTGGGGGTGCCAACGTTGCTGACCACGCCGTTAACAATGTTGCCGACCTGTCCGCCATTTTCAATATTGACGGAATTGCTGTCATTATGTCGGGTGCCATAACCGCCCACAATGGAGGCCGTAAGGTGCGGCACGTAAGCGGTGCGGGCAATGCCCACCGTTAGTGCGGCGTCCCGCGCAGCATCCCATGCCCTGCGTGTGCTGGGGTTGCGAGACTGGGCAATATCTATCAGTTCGGGGAGCGAGTATGGGTGTGACGGGTCTATGCCACTGTCTGCCTGTCGGGGTGTTATGGCGCGGTTGGAGGGGAGCGTATAACCCGGAGGGAGCATAAGCCCGTGACGGCCACCTTTGCCGGGCAGAAGTTCGCCATTGGCGGCTATGTTCGGCTGCCATGGGGCATCTGGTCGGGCGGGGGCACTGTCCAGCGCCTGCGTGGCGCAGCCTGATAAAGCCAGCATGAAGGAAGAGGCCGCAAGCAGGACACGGTTCTGTAAGTGGTGTGTCATGTTAGACTCTGTTCCATATCCTGTATGTGCTGTTGCACGGTGTGCTGGCGGGAAGGAAGCAGGCTGTCTTCCGCCAGACTGGCGGCCTGCTGTGTGATTGTGGCGTAGGTGGGCAACAGTGGCATATGGGCACGCATATGGGGCGGTTCGGCTTCTGCTAGCTCCAATGCACGTTCCATGCCAGACAGGTTTTGCTGTATTGCAGCTTCCTGCCGGGTCTGTTGGGCAACACGGGTTATGGCGGTTTGTTGTTTTAAAGCCGTTAGGAGTGCGCGGCAGCGTTCCGCAATCAGGCCGTACGCGCTGGTAGGCCAGAAGCTGGTAAAGACCGCATAGGTTATGAAATTGCCAAGAAGAATGCCAATAATACGGTCACGGGCAGTCGTCATGTCAGTTGTGGGGCCAAACCCCTTGAGGTCGCTTAGAAAAAAGGCAAGGCCAATCTGGAATCCTGCATAGGCTATGCGTTCATCACCATTTTTGACCCATGATGCAAAAAGAGAAACAACAAAAACCAGAAGCAGAAAAGCTGCAATATTGTTGAGGTGAGGCATAATGAAAATAATGGAGGCAATGCCAATGCTGCCCCCAACCAGAGCGCCACTAATACGAAGCCTGAGTTTTGTTGTCATTTCTCCCACGGTTGGTAGGGCGACAATAAAACAGGTGATGATACAGGTATGGATGCCGGGCCAGTCGAGAATGGTGAAGATAAAATAGCTGATCAGAACAGCTGCTGTCCCTTTAACCGCAAAGCGCACATGTTCGGGGTTACTAAACGCATCGGGTACAAAAAATCCGGATTTTTGCGCAGGGGGCTGCGTGTTTTGAAGCGTGTTTTCAACCGGGTCCGTAAATGTGTGCAGGACAATACCAAGCTGCGTAAGAGCCGGAGCATTGGCTGGGGCTGTTAGGTTAAGAACGTCCTCCGGATAACCGTTATGCGAGAATATTTCCGCCATGGCGCGTAGGGTTTTTGAAAATTCCATGGTTGATGGCTGCGTTTCCCCATGACGGAAGGCCGTATGGGCGAGGGCAAGAGCCGCCACACTGGAATAGGCTGCCTGCTCCAGATGGGCGAGCTGGTCTTTGTGCAGGACTTTTTCCAGCTTTGCCATTTTTAGCAGTTTGAGCATACCGCTGGCTCCCTCCCGCAGGGTGGCGTGGGTATAGTCCAGTTGGTTGGTCGTGGGTTGTTCCAGCAATGCAGCGCACAAACGCAGGCGGGCGGCTATTTCTCGCGTTAGGAGTGTGGCGGGGGACGGGCAGATGAGTGGGCCGCATATGAGCATGACCGCACCGGGAACCAGAATAAACAGATCCGCGTAAAGGAGGGCCCGGGTCGCAATTTCCCCAATCGGAACTTGGTCTGCTGTAATCAGGGCAAAAATAACAATCAGACCTAGCAGGTAGGCAACAGGTTTGAGCTTGCTGGCTGAGCCCAGAAAAAAGAAGCTGAAAGACAGTAATATGACCGCTACAACAAGGCTAAGTGGGTGGTCCAATGTGAGGTGGATTAACACAAACAGCAGTAGCAGGATCATGATGATCAGCACATTGAGAGCAATGCCTGCCAGCATGTTGGTTGTGCGGTCCTTCTGCCAGACCGCCATGGTGCACAGGGCGGGTACGGCCACATCGGGGATTTGCCATATCTCACCAATCAACACCACAATGGTGCAGGCTGCGGCCATGCGCAGGCTATGCCCTCCACGGCCCGGAAGGGGCGCGCGTAACAGCCACCATAACCGTGCCAGAGCACCTTCGCCCGTATTAGTCGCAGGCTGCGCCATGGCGTATTTCCACTGTGGCCGTGGCTCCAAGCCGTAGCAGTTGCGGGTTGGTCTGTTCCAGCCTGATCCGGACAGGGAAGCGCTGGGCCACATGCACCCAGTCCATTTGCCGTGGGACAATAGGCAGGCTGCGGCTTAGGCCCGCAGAATCAGCAGAAAAAACACCCCAGCCAATGCTTTCTACATGCCCGCGTATGGGGGTGTGCCGGTCGATCATGGAGTAAACGGTGGCACAGTCCCCCGGATGAATGGCGTGTAGCGTGCCCT
It encodes:
- a CDS encoding FUSC family protein, with translation MAQPATNTGEGALARLWWLLRAPLPGRGGHSLRMAAACTIVVLIGEIWQIPDVAVPALCTMAVWQKDRTTNMLAGIALNVLIIMILLLLFVLIHLTLDHPLSLVVAVILLSFSFFFLGSASKLKPVAYLLGLIVIFALITADQVPIGEIATRALLYADLFILVPGAVMLICGPLICPSPATLLTREIAARLRLCAALLEQPTTNQLDYTHATLREGASGMLKLLKMAKLEKVLHKDQLAHLEQAAYSSVAALALAHTAFRHGETQPSTMEFSKTLRAMAEIFSHNGYPEDVLNLTAPANAPALTQLGIVLHTFTDPVENTLQNTQPPAQKSGFFVPDAFSNPEHVRFAVKGTAAVLISYFIFTILDWPGIHTCIITCFIVALPTVGEMTTKLRLRISGALVGGSIGIASIIFIMPHLNNIAAFLLLVFVVSLFASWVKNGDERIAYAGFQIGLAFFLSDLKGFGPTTDMTTARDRIIGILLGNFITYAVFTSFWPTSAYGLIAERCRALLTALKQQTAITRVAQQTRQEAAIQQNLSGMERALELAEAEPPHMRAHMPLLPTYATITQQAASLAEDSLLPSRQHTVQQHIQDMEQSLT
- a CDS encoding TolC family protein translates to MTHHLQNRVLLAASSFMLALSGCATQALDSAPARPDAPWQPNIAANGELLPGKGGRHGLMLPPGYTLPSNRAITPRQADSGIDPSHPYSLPELIDIAQSRNPSTRRAWDAARDAALTVGIARTAYVPHLTASIVGGYGTRHNDSNSVNIENGGQVGNIVNGVVSNVGTPRGQNDGHGEVQTLNMEWLLFDFGKREAMIDAASQLQLASNVLFTAAHQKVIYGVTLAFYTHAAAVARAERVEQALQNARAVQTAAEARLKQGQGTIVDVTQAQQMTAQAELRVVQAQNGIENTYLELMTAMGIAPATRLHTQDVSGRPLNINDMRMTDDMIRTAVSQRPDVLAAYAAAKAARSNVTAAKAEFLPKVFVSGNVAYTTGHLALSSIPSAGADSSPTLNLSSNNFSSLFLGGISVPIFDGGMRAAVLKQAQNRADSTQVTLQQTLDESAKQIVAAENGLHTGLSAYRAATKLETAAQTSFNAAFTAYRSGVGGITSATLAQSGLLDAQLAQSDAYYAALIAAASLGFATGAIDNAPDQGITDTPP